In a genomic window of Candidatus Hydrogenedentota bacterium:
- a CDS encoding PASTA domain-containing protein codes for MHIDKMGPWGYYETAGTRGGLRIPRRAQGKGQGSMRNAGRVCFLLLMTAGLAVCAGCKPGVPMAGFTAEPRSGTAPVHVHFTDASRIDKDSSITGWAWTFGDGGTSADQNPAHTYAAAGTYEVSLTVTGNKGGTNTATLAGFITVTPARVTVPNVAGMTQAAATAALTGAGLAAGAVTQQTSATVPAGSVISQNPAAGTQADAGSAVALVVSSGPQMAAVPDGTGITQADAEAALTGAGLVLGTVTTQFSDTVPAGSVISQNPAAGGQAAIGSAVDLVVSAGPAITTPNVVGLAQADAQTLAGTAGFGMVRVELETSATVLRDHVISQNPAAGVQVAAGSEISLTVSSGYRISILLPGDVSLELTLVHAGSFTMGSPDTERNRDASEGPQHTVTLADDFYLGTCEVTQAQWTALMGGPPSAGYGDNRVGDSYPVYNVTWAEAQGFVAALNSYIPATGQGPLTVRLPSEAEWEYACRGGTQTRFFFGDSLDVGDANEDDGVRGLYMWYAGNNVGPYALQQKPVGIRLFNPFGLFDTHGNVSEWCADAWHADYTGAPSDGSVWDEVSPAFRVFRGGWWGYDARFCRSASRFGGSAYGTGLGFRVAATQ; via the coding sequence GTGCATATTGACAAAATGGGGCCCTGGGGGTACTATGAAACTGCGGGGACACGGGGTGGGCTCCGGATCCCGCGCAGGGCGCAAGGGAAAGGACAAGGATCAATGAGAAACGCTGGACGGGTCTGTTTTCTCCTCCTCATGACGGCTGGGCTGGCGGTCTGCGCGGGGTGCAAACCCGGCGTGCCCATGGCGGGGTTCACCGCCGAGCCCAGGAGCGGCACCGCGCCGGTGCATGTGCATTTCACCGACGCGTCCCGGATTGACAAGGACTCCTCGATCACCGGATGGGCGTGGACTTTCGGCGACGGGGGCACGTCCGCGGACCAGAACCCGGCGCACACCTATGCCGCGGCGGGAACCTACGAAGTCTCGCTGACGGTGACGGGGAACAAGGGCGGGACCAACACGGCCACGCTGGCCGGATTCATCACCGTGACCCCGGCGCGGGTGACGGTGCCCAACGTTGCCGGGATGACGCAGGCGGCGGCGACCGCCGCCCTCACGGGCGCGGGGCTGGCGGCCGGCGCGGTGACGCAGCAGACCAGCGCCACCGTGCCCGCAGGGTCGGTCATCAGCCAGAATCCGGCGGCGGGCACCCAGGCCGACGCGGGGTCCGCCGTGGCGCTGGTGGTGTCCAGTGGGCCGCAGATGGCGGCGGTGCCCGATGGCACGGGGATCACGCAGGCGGACGCCGAGGCGGCCCTCACCGGGGCGGGGCTGGTCCTGGGGACGGTGACGACCCAGTTCAGCGACACCGTCCCCGCGGGGTCGGTCATCAGCCAGAATCCCGCGGCGGGTGGACAGGCCGCCATCGGGAGCGCCGTGGACCTCGTGGTCTCCGCGGGCCCCGCCATCACCACACCCAATGTGGTGGGTCTTGCGCAGGCAGACGCCCAGACTCTGGCGGGCACTGCGGGGTTTGGAATGGTCCGCGTGGAACTTGAGACCAGCGCGACGGTGCTTCGGGATCATGTGATCTCCCAAAACCCCGCGGCGGGGGTCCAGGTGGCCGCCGGCTCTGAGATTTCCCTTACGGTTTCCTCCGGGTACCGGATCAGCATCCTGCTCCCCGGCGATGTGTCCCTGGAACTGACCCTGGTGCACGCGGGCAGTTTCACGATGGGGTCGCCCGACACGGAACGGAACCGGGACGCCTCTGAGGGCCCGCAGCACACGGTCACCCTCGCCGACGATTTCTACCTGGGCACCTGCGAGGTGACCCAGGCGCAGTGGACGGCCCTCATGGGCGGCCCGCCCAGCGCCGGCTACGGCGACAACCGGGTCGGCGACAGCTATCCGGTCTACAACGTCACCTGGGCGGAGGCGCAGGGTTTTGTCGCCGCGCTGAACTCGTACATCCCCGCGACCGGCCAGGGGCCGCTGACCGTGCGCCTGCCCTCCGAGGCGGAATGGGAGTACGCCTGCCGCGGGGGCACGCAGACCCGCTTCTTCTTCGGCGACTCCCTGGACGTTGGCGACGCCAACGAGGACGACGGGGTGCGCGGCCTTTACATGTGGTACGCGGGCAACAATGTGGGCCCGTACGCCCTGCAGCAGAAGCCCGTGGGCATCCGGCTTTTCAACCCCTTCGGGCTGTTTGACACGCACGGGAACGTCAGCGAATGGTGCGCCGACGCCTGGCACGCGGACTACACCGGGGCACCGTCGGACGGGAGCGTGTGGGACGAGGTGTCCCCCGCGTTCCGCGTGTTCCGGGGCGGCTGGTGGGGGTATGACGCGCGGTTCTGCCGCTCGGCGAGCCGGTTCGGCGGCTCCGCTTACGGAACCGGTCTGGGATTCCGCGTGGCCGCCACGCAGTAG